A genomic region of Aeropyrum pernix K1 contains the following coding sequences:
- a CDS encoding SPOUT family RNA methylase translates to MKPLRGCPGTAAAGGEAPCLLVKTSLGFERIAAARIEEEAPHLRARPIPRGFKGLVLVYGCRDPEADARLILERVVEADRVLVVHAVSRASLEEMAAAAAEAARGRIGGGECFAVRTTRRGSHGYTSVDVNVVVGDAVRRATGACVNLESPDKVVAVEIIQDLALISIYPGSMEWRKMRGKHPVLPLLSRVAVVQMPYLGPLDACRNMGVRIGREVQNFEVRELVVAPTGLVDARQLAEFLQGVFEGVESRFEVQRKSYHRRARRVPVYLQDLHQLVRDRRGEPIIVMEPEGEHISRVADRLWEMFRGSRRVNVLVGSREGIPLGVYRYADLVVDIAPGITLSTDYAAASALVAIATVLYERSSQLEEGGGGG, encoded by the coding sequence ATGAAACCCCTGAGGGGGTGCCCCGGCACGGCGGCGGCTGGCGGGGAGGCCCCCTGCCTCCTCGTGAAGACCAGCCTGGGCTTCGAGAGGATAGCGGCGGCCAGGATCGAGGAGGAGGCGCCCCACCTCAGGGCGAGGCCCATCCCCCGCGGCTTCAAGGGCCTAGTCCTAGTATACGGCTGCCGAGACCCCGAGGCCGACGCCCGGCTGATCCTAGAGAGGGTTGTGGAGGCCGACAGGGTTCTCGTCGTCCACGCGGTCTCGAGGGCCAGCCTGGAGGAGATGGCGGCCGCCGCGGCGGAGGCGGCCCGGGGTAGGATAGGGGGTGGCGAGTGCTTCGCCGTCAGGACGACGAGGAGGGGTAGCCACGGCTATACCAGCGTGGATGTGAACGTCGTCGTGGGTGACGCGGTCAGGAGGGCTACGGGGGCCTGCGTCAACCTGGAGAGCCCCGACAAGGTTGTGGCGGTGGAGATTATCCAGGACCTCGCCCTCATCTCAATCTACCCCGGCAGCATGGAGTGGAGGAAGATGAGGGGGAAGCACCCAGTCCTCCCCCTCCTCTCCAGGGTTGCCGTCGTTCAGATGCCCTACCTCGGCCCCCTGGACGCCTGCAGGAACATGGGGGTGAGGATAGGGAGGGAGGTGCAGAACTTCGAGGTGAGGGAGCTCGTTGTGGCCCCCACGGGGCTGGTGGATGCGAGGCAGCTGGCCGAGTTCCTCCAGGGGGTGTTCGAGGGTGTTGAGAGCAGGTTTGAGGTGCAGAGGAAGAGCTACCACAGGCGGGCCAGGAGGGTGCCCGTCTACCTCCAGGACCTCCACCAGCTCGTGAGGGATAGGAGGGGCGAGCCGATTATAGTGATGGAGCCTGAGGGGGAGCACATATCGAGGGTGGCCGACAGGCTGTGGGAGATGTTCCGGGGGTCGAGGAGGGTTAACGTGCTCGTGGGCAGCAGGGAGGGCATACCCCTGGGCGTATATAGGTACGCGGACCTCGTGGTGGATATAGCACCGGGGATAACCCTCTCCACGGACTACGCCGCCGCCAGCGCCCTGGTGGCGATAGCCACGGTCCTCTACGAGAGGTCCTCCCAGCTGGAGGAGGGTGGTGGGGGTGGCTAG
- a CDS encoding KEOPS complex subunit Pcc1 encodes MARHKCTAEITLPGGPEIAESLEPDNLQTPPWLKITCTHQEGSVACTVEVEGCHSPRRILSLRNTIDDLLRSYRAATETLEATRK; translated from the coding sequence ATGGCTCGACACAAGTGCACTGCAGAGATAACCCTCCCCGGGGGGCCCGAGATAGCCGAGAGCCTGGAGCCCGACAACCTCCAAACACCCCCATGGCTCAAAATAACCTGCACCCACCAAGAAGGCAGCGTGGCCTGCACGGTGGAGGTGGAGGGGTGCCACAGCCCCAGAAGGATACTAAGCCTGAGGAACACCATAGACGACCTCCTAAGAAGCTACAGGGCAGCCACCGAAACCCTAGAAGCCACCCGAAAATAG
- a CDS encoding 30S ribosomal protein S3ae: MVRGGIRDTWRLKKWFKVVAPPLFGETVLGTTPADDPDKLIGRVMETTLFDITGDYSYVHVKMYFQVVRVEGDTAYTRFKGHELLRDYIRGLTRRKSSKVTGIFNVWTKDGYGLRVTAMAFTRQRCKTSQKSAIRKVMQEIVEQKARESTLDELIQLMVFSDHEGSLAYLIDESARKIYPLRKVEIAKSKLLWVPGPNGPEKAVVVSPLQLKVT, encoded by the coding sequence TTGGTTAGGGGTGGCATTAGGGATACGTGGAGGCTGAAGAAGTGGTTTAAGGTTGTGGCGCCGCCGCTGTTCGGGGAGACTGTGCTGGGGACTACGCCGGCGGATGATCCGGACAAGCTTATTGGGAGGGTTATGGAGACTACTCTGTTCGACATCACCGGCGACTATAGCTATGTCCACGTTAAGATGTACTTCCAGGTTGTTAGGGTGGAGGGGGACACGGCCTACACCCGGTTCAAGGGGCACGAGCTGCTGAGGGACTATATCAGGGGGTTGACGAGGAGGAAGAGCAGCAAGGTCACCGGCATATTCAACGTGTGGACCAAGGACGGCTACGGCCTTAGGGTGACGGCGATGGCGTTCACACGGCAGCGCTGCAAGACGAGCCAGAAGAGCGCTATAAGGAAGGTGATGCAGGAGATCGTGGAGCAGAAGGCCAGGGAGTCCACGCTGGACGAGCTGATACAGCTCATGGTGTTCAGTGACCACGAGGGCAGCCTGGCCTACCTGATAGACGAGAGCGCCAGGAAGATATACCCGCTGAGGAAGGTGGAGATTGCGAAGAGCAAGCTACTCTGGGTCCCCGGCCCCAACGGGCCGGAGAAGGCCGTCGTCGTCTCGCCCCTCCAGCTGAAGGTCACATGA
- a CDS encoding aspartate kinase, monofunctional class, with product MGCAPNDLVVVKFGGSVLNGSPGFLAAGRLVLGLLESGLEPVVVVSAVKGVTDALLSSFERRDPGVGGAVGKTYLSIARELGLPPESVRDVSLASAEVSKLLWAAEVLGQWTPRVRDLVVSYGERLSAALMAGLLRRLGVEARWLGGGEAGIVTDGEFGDATPLYGYTEGVIRERLEPMLEEGVVPVVAGFTGATREGDTTLLGRGGSDLTATLLASALGAGRVVLYTDVPGILSGDPRVVGEPRRVGYMSYEEAWEVARLGLRKFHPRTFEPLIAGGLGVEVVVSDLRGRSTRIGPGRGGPPLKVVSLSRGVARLVVRGPSMAGKRGFLSRLAGLLAGRGVNILAIRQPPSETAIELVVDERDLPAAVEELGARSGAAGVRLEVERGFDVVSIVGWGAVEALPEALSAAEKTGGRLLSTGELSPSISILARGRTSPELARLLHRRVVESWVTG from the coding sequence GTGGGTTGTGCGCCAAACGATCTAGTCGTCGTCAAGTTCGGGGGTAGCGTGCTCAACGGCTCCCCGGGGTTTCTGGCGGCGGGCCGCCTCGTCCTGGGCCTCCTGGAGTCCGGCCTCGAGCCTGTGGTTGTCGTCTCCGCTGTCAAGGGTGTTACCGACGCCCTCCTCTCCTCCTTCGAGAGGCGGGATCCCGGCGTCGGGGGTGCGGTGGGGAAGACCTACCTCTCGATAGCCAGGGAGCTGGGCCTGCCCCCCGAGTCCGTGAGGGACGTCAGCCTTGCTTCGGCTGAGGTCTCGAAGCTCCTCTGGGCGGCCGAGGTCCTGGGCCAGTGGACGCCGAGGGTCAGGGATCTCGTGGTCTCCTATGGTGAGAGGCTTAGCGCGGCCCTCATGGCGGGGCTGCTGAGGCGCCTGGGCGTCGAGGCTAGGTGGCTCGGCGGCGGCGAGGCGGGTATAGTGACGGATGGCGAGTTCGGGGATGCGACGCCCCTCTACGGCTATACGGAGGGCGTTATCAGGGAGAGGCTTGAGCCCATGCTGGAGGAGGGCGTTGTCCCCGTGGTCGCCGGCTTCACCGGCGCCACTAGGGAGGGGGATACCACCCTGCTGGGCAGGGGCGGTAGCGACCTCACCGCGACCCTCCTCGCCTCAGCCCTCGGGGCCGGGAGGGTTGTGCTCTACACCGACGTCCCCGGGATACTCAGCGGCGACCCTCGTGTCGTGGGGGAGCCCCGCAGGGTTGGCTATATGAGCTATGAGGAGGCCTGGGAGGTGGCCAGGCTGGGCCTCAGGAAGTTCCACCCCAGGACTTTCGAGCCCCTCATAGCCGGGGGGCTGGGGGTGGAGGTGGTGGTCTCCGACCTCAGGGGCAGGAGCACCAGGATAGGCCCGGGTAGGGGCGGGCCCCCGCTGAAGGTGGTCTCCCTCTCCCGTGGAGTGGCCAGGCTCGTTGTCAGGGGGCCTAGCATGGCCGGCAAGAGGGGGTTCCTCTCGAGGCTCGCAGGCCTCCTAGCGGGTAGGGGCGTGAACATACTGGCCATAAGGCAGCCTCCCTCCGAGACTGCTATAGAGCTTGTGGTGGATGAGCGGGACCTCCCCGCGGCTGTGGAGGAGCTTGGGGCCCGCTCGGGCGCGGCTGGTGTCAGGCTGGAGGTGGAGAGGGGGTTCGATGTAGTGAGCATCGTGGGCTGGGGCGCCGTCGAGGCCCTTCCCGAGGCCCTCTCGGCGGCGGAGAAGACGGGGGGCAGGCTGCTCAGCACGGGGGAGCTCAGCCCTAGCATCTCCATACTGGCGCGGGGGAGGACCTCGCCGGAGCTGGCCAGGCTTCTCCACAGGAGGGTGGTTGAGAGTTGGGTGACAGGGTGA
- a CDS encoding redox-regulated ATPase YchF, whose amino-acid sequence MEAGSIVLGLVGKTNVGKSTFFAAATEVPVKIENRPFVTIEPNVGVGYARKRCAHVELGLPRCDPVNSLCIEGWRFIPVKLLDVAGLVPGAHRGRGLGNRFLDDVRKADALLLVVDASGSTDPEGVPVKPGSYDPVEEVGLMLGEIYEWMLQNLARDWERFARRVDTAGNVDLVTALSQRLSGFEIPRGVVAGVLEETGLGEKRLSSWSREDLRLFVKLVLERGKPAVILANKVDVPGAEENVERLGSSYPGIPVVPASALAELMLRRLAREGRVRYIPGDPDFTVKDPGGLGGKALKALELVRERVMKRWGGTGVVQAINTAVFDVLDMIAVYPVEDPNRYTDREGRILPDVILVKRGSTPRDLAYRIHTDLGKTFLYAVNAKTKQRVGEGYRLQDGDVVKIVAAAGKR is encoded by the coding sequence GTGGAGGCTGGCAGTATCGTTCTGGGGCTTGTGGGGAAGACCAACGTCGGGAAGTCCACGTTCTTCGCCGCCGCCACAGAGGTGCCGGTTAAGATTGAGAACAGGCCCTTCGTCACGATAGAGCCTAACGTGGGGGTTGGGTATGCGAGGAAGAGGTGCGCCCACGTGGAGCTGGGGCTCCCCCGGTGCGACCCGGTCAACAGCCTCTGCATAGAGGGGTGGAGGTTCATACCCGTCAAGCTCCTCGACGTGGCCGGCCTCGTCCCCGGGGCCCACAGGGGGAGGGGGCTGGGCAACAGGTTCCTCGACGACGTTAGGAAGGCCGACGCCCTCCTCCTCGTGGTTGACGCGAGCGGCTCCACAGACCCCGAGGGTGTTCCTGTGAAGCCTGGGAGTTACGACCCGGTGGAGGAGGTTGGGCTGATGCTGGGGGAGATATACGAGTGGATGCTCCAGAACCTGGCCAGGGACTGGGAGAGGTTCGCCAGGAGGGTGGACACCGCCGGGAACGTGGACCTCGTCACCGCCCTGAGCCAGAGGCTCTCGGGCTTCGAGATACCCCGGGGGGTCGTGGCGGGGGTTCTGGAGGAGACGGGGCTGGGGGAGAAGAGGCTCTCCAGCTGGAGCAGGGAGGACCTCAGGCTATTCGTCAAGCTAGTCCTGGAGAGGGGGAAGCCGGCGGTTATATTGGCTAACAAGGTCGACGTGCCCGGGGCTGAGGAGAACGTGGAGAGGCTGGGGAGCAGCTACCCGGGGATACCGGTTGTGCCGGCAAGCGCCCTGGCGGAGCTCATGCTCAGGAGGCTGGCGAGGGAGGGGAGGGTCCGCTACATCCCGGGCGACCCCGACTTCACCGTCAAAGACCCCGGGGGGCTCGGGGGTAAGGCGTTGAAGGCGCTGGAGCTCGTCAGGGAGAGGGTTATGAAGAGGTGGGGCGGGACGGGCGTGGTCCAGGCCATAAACACGGCGGTGTTCGACGTGCTAGACATGATAGCCGTCTACCCGGTGGAGGACCCCAACAGGTACACAGACAGGGAGGGGAGGATACTCCCCGACGTGATACTGGTGAAGAGGGGCTCAACACCCAGGGACCTGGCCTACAGGATACACACCGACCTAGGCAAAACCTTCCTCTACGCGGTGAACGCGAAGACGAAGCAGAGGGTGGGGGAGGGCTACAGGCTCCAGGACGGGGATGTTGTGAAGATAGTGGCCGCCGCCGGCAAGAGGTAG
- a CDS encoding radical SAM protein translates to MARGFTVLLLYPGPRSVAYSSLAFHLIRGLLSSMGVGVKTAFLEDGVLEAGQPLDPRETRAVLVSLPYEIMYADMVRALEQLGLNPWARGRGEGDPLVIAGGPAATANPAPLLDLVDAVLVGELEPVAEGLVDALQEPTRRGRLEALSRLPGVLVPSLENWPVTRVYVEDLDAAWYPLDQRAPPGVEPVWGRGFILETSRGCGRGCRFCMEGTVFRPRRDRSLEVLKHLLREGVRVNGAQRVIFYSLVFFDNRASDEILWYAVEDLGLQASVPSLRAETLTWERAGLIARGGQRTVTIAPETGSCTIARAILKPIGGDITLWAVDNALGQGITGVKLYLITGFPGEGEEDLAQTRDLALRVVERVRKAGGVAKASINPFMPKPVTGMQWAGLAPRRLLEERINRLSRALRRAGARVSGYDPRWAEVQVALARGGREMARVVVEWARMPRQTPSSFRAAARRAGVSLDWSLGEWPADYTPPWHRLVEHPRAELWRLRRDWEIYRRVVESRGGASRLRIPGCTA, encoded by the coding sequence GTGGCTAGGGGGTTCACAGTCCTCCTCCTATACCCCGGCCCCAGGAGCGTGGCCTACAGCAGCCTCGCCTTCCACCTGATACGGGGCCTCCTCTCCAGCATGGGGGTTGGTGTTAAGACCGCCTTCCTGGAGGACGGCGTCCTAGAGGCCGGCCAACCCCTCGACCCCCGGGAGACGAGGGCTGTGCTTGTGAGCCTCCCCTACGAGATCATGTACGCCGACATGGTGAGGGCGCTGGAGCAGCTGGGCCTCAACCCCTGGGCCCGGGGCCGGGGCGAGGGGGACCCCCTGGTGATCGCGGGGGGGCCAGCGGCGACGGCTAACCCCGCCCCCCTGCTGGACCTGGTGGACGCCGTGCTGGTGGGGGAGCTGGAGCCTGTGGCTGAGGGGCTTGTGGACGCCCTCCAGGAGCCCACCCGCAGGGGGAGGCTTGAGGCCCTCTCACGCCTCCCCGGAGTCCTCGTCCCCTCTCTCGAGAACTGGCCCGTGACCAGGGTTTATGTCGAGGACCTCGACGCCGCCTGGTACCCCCTGGACCAGCGTGCCCCCCCGGGTGTTGAGCCGGTTTGGGGCCGGGGCTTCATTCTGGAGACTAGCCGTGGGTGCGGGAGGGGCTGCAGGTTTTGCATGGAGGGCACGGTCTTCAGGCCAAGGAGGGATAGGAGCCTCGAGGTCCTCAAGCACCTGCTCCGGGAGGGTGTTAGGGTCAACGGGGCCCAGAGGGTCATATTCTACAGCCTCGTCTTCTTCGACAACAGGGCTAGCGACGAGATACTATGGTACGCCGTCGAGGACCTGGGGCTCCAGGCGAGCGTGCCGAGCCTGAGGGCCGAGACACTCACCTGGGAGAGGGCGGGGCTCATAGCCCGCGGGGGGCAGAGGACTGTGACCATAGCCCCGGAGACCGGCTCCTGCACCATAGCTAGGGCGATACTCAAGCCGATAGGAGGGGATATAACCCTCTGGGCGGTGGATAACGCCCTAGGCCAGGGCATAACGGGGGTCAAGCTCTACCTCATCACCGGCTTCCCCGGTGAGGGGGAGGAGGACCTCGCCCAGACCAGGGACCTAGCTCTCAGGGTGGTTGAGAGGGTTAGGAAGGCCGGGGGGGTGGCGAAGGCCTCGATAAACCCCTTCATGCCCAAGCCCGTAACAGGCATGCAGTGGGCAGGCTTGGCTCCCAGGAGGCTGCTGGAGGAGAGGATTAACAGGCTCTCCAGGGCCCTACGCCGGGCGGGCGCCCGGGTGTCGGGCTACGACCCCCGGTGGGCCGAGGTACAGGTCGCCCTCGCCCGGGGCGGGAGGGAGATGGCCAGGGTTGTTGTTGAGTGGGCCAGGATGCCCCGGCAAACTCCCTCAAGCTTCAGGGCCGCAGCCAGGAGGGCGGGGGTCAGCCTGGACTGGAGCCTGGGGGAGTGGCCGGCCGACTACACCCCGCCCTGGCACAGGCTGGTGGAGCACCCGAGGGCGGAGCTGTGGAGGCTGAGGAGGGACTGGGAGATCTACAGGAGGGTTGTCGAGTCCCGGGGAGGGGCTTCCAGGCTCAGGATACCCGGGTGCACAGCCTAG
- a CDS encoding Rpp14/Pop5 family protein, with amino-acid sequence MPLDSEVLAAALAGLVAGGVAGLLASGLYVVRLRRLARILSRAALRQRELVRLRRLAGRRPRRRYVAFEVLSLDGPPPGKGEFEEALRGVYLKAFGAESLALARPRIVYYEEESGRGVVAVVRDYRYHILAALGLVRMAGGRRVLVVPLRTSGTVKGALRAFRSPGAPGRGGV; translated from the coding sequence GTGCCTCTAGACAGCGAGGTCCTCGCAGCCGCCCTGGCAGGCCTGGTGGCGGGTGGTGTGGCTGGGCTTCTGGCCTCCGGTTTGTATGTTGTGAGGCTCAGGAGGCTGGCCCGCATACTCTCGAGGGCCGCCCTCAGGCAGAGGGAGCTTGTGAGGCTAAGGAGGCTTGCGGGGAGGAGGCCTAGGAGGAGGTATGTGGCGTTCGAGGTCCTCAGCCTAGACGGCCCGCCCCCCGGGAAGGGGGAGTTTGAGGAGGCCCTTAGGGGTGTTTACCTCAAGGCCTTCGGGGCAGAGAGCCTAGCCCTCGCGAGGCCCAGGATAGTGTATTACGAGGAGGAGTCGGGGAGGGGCGTGGTTGCTGTGGTCAGGGACTACCGCTACCACATCCTCGCCGCCCTGGGGCTGGTGAGGATGGCTGGGGGGAGGAGGGTTCTCGTGGTGCCCCTGAGGACCTCGGGGACTGTGAAGGGGGCTCTCAGGGCGTTCAGGAGCCCGGGGGCGCCGGGGCGGGGCGGCGTCTAG
- a CDS encoding 30S ribosomal protein S15 produces the protein MNKRREKGQSHSTRPPHPQPPQWLVFTPEEIELLIAELAKKGYGPSMIGIILRDQYGIPLVKPILGKGVSEVLREKGLHPPLPEDLLMLIRKAVNLRRHLDEHPKDYHAKKGLIDLESKIRRLVKYYKRRGVLPPDWKYDPEAAKLLVST, from the coding sequence GTGAACAAGAGGAGGGAGAAGGGCCAGTCCCACTCCACCAGGCCCCCGCACCCGCAGCCGCCCCAGTGGCTGGTGTTCACCCCCGAGGAGATAGAGCTGCTCATAGCCGAGCTGGCTAAGAAGGGCTACGGCCCGAGCATGATAGGGATAATACTGAGGGACCAGTACGGCATACCCCTGGTCAAGCCCATACTGGGCAAGGGGGTCAGCGAGGTCCTCAGGGAGAAGGGCCTCCACCCACCCCTCCCCGAGGACCTCCTAATGCTCATAAGGAAGGCCGTCAACCTGAGGCGCCACCTCGACGAGCACCCTAAGGACTACCACGCCAAGAAGGGGCTCATAGACCTCGAGTCCAAGATAAGGAGGCTAGTGAAATACTACAAGAGGAGGGGAGTCCTACCCCCCGACTGGAAGTACGACCCCGAGGCGGCCAAACTCCTAGTATCAACCTAA
- a CDS encoding XTP/dITP diphosphatase — protein MARRILLVTGNRGKLEEAREVLREYGVEVEQAQAWKLEVQSESLEEIALRAARVAYAQLRRPLAVEDAGLFINALNGFPGPYSSYAYKTIGIPGVLRLLEGAADRGACFKAAVAYVAPLVERVFTGEVCGSIAREPRGSQGFGFDPIFVPEGYSSTFAELGPGVKNRISHRARAFRRLGEWLSRRDPL, from the coding sequence TTGGCTAGGAGGATCCTCCTCGTCACGGGGAACAGGGGTAAGCTGGAGGAGGCTAGGGAGGTCCTCAGGGAGTATGGGGTGGAGGTTGAGCAGGCCCAGGCGTGGAAGCTGGAGGTGCAGTCTGAGAGCCTGGAGGAGATAGCCCTCCGGGCCGCGAGGGTCGCCTACGCCCAGCTCCGCAGGCCCCTCGCTGTTGAGGACGCCGGCCTCTTCATAAACGCTCTAAACGGGTTCCCCGGCCCCTACAGCAGCTACGCCTACAAGACCATAGGAATACCCGGCGTCCTCAGGCTGCTGGAGGGGGCGGCTGATAGGGGGGCGTGCTTCAAGGCGGCGGTGGCCTATGTAGCCCCCCTGGTGGAGAGGGTTTTCACCGGTGAGGTCTGCGGCTCCATAGCCAGGGAGCCCCGGGGCTCCCAGGGGTTCGGGTTCGACCCCATATTCGTGCCCGAGGGCTACAGCAGCACCTTCGCCGAGCTCGGGCCTGGTGTGAAGAACAGGATAAGCCACCGTGCCAGGGCCTTCAGGAGGCTGGGGGAGTGGCTCTCCCGGAGGGATCCTTTATAA
- the asd gene encoding aspartate-semialdehyde dehydrogenase, with amino-acid sequence MGDRVRAAVLGASGLVGQVFLRLLEGHPYFEVAAVASSPGKAGLDAAEAIDWILPGGPPGYLEGMRMSRPEPGALRAEGVELVFSALPSQAAAELEPALAREGFEVFSNSSNMRLDPDIPLVNGEVNPGHLALAKAQRERGWRGVVVKNPNCTTAILTLALKPIVDAAGLREVHVATMQAISGAGRRGVPGYGIVDNIIPHIPGEEGKVEAESRKILGSLRGGRLEPAAFSVAATTTRVPVLEGHLEVVYLKTARPMEPGEAVEALESYRGIPQELGLPTAPPKPLRVLRGEDRPQPRLDRAAGGGMTVSVGRVEAKEGGWLRMVVLGHNLVRGAAGAALLAAELWLRRGEWL; translated from the coding sequence TTGGGTGACAGGGTGAGGGCCGCGGTACTGGGGGCCTCCGGCCTGGTGGGCCAGGTCTTCCTAAGGCTCCTCGAGGGCCACCCCTACTTCGAGGTCGCGGCGGTGGCCTCCAGCCCCGGTAAGGCCGGTTTGGATGCCGCCGAAGCCATAGACTGGATCCTCCCCGGCGGGCCTCCCGGCTATCTGGAGGGCATGAGGATGTCGAGGCCCGAGCCGGGGGCGCTGAGGGCTGAGGGCGTCGAGCTAGTCTTCTCAGCCCTCCCCTCCCAGGCGGCCGCGGAGCTGGAGCCCGCCCTTGCCAGGGAGGGCTTCGAGGTTTTCTCCAACTCGAGCAACATGAGGCTCGACCCCGACATACCCCTGGTCAACGGAGAGGTGAACCCCGGCCACCTGGCGCTCGCCAAGGCTCAGAGGGAGAGGGGCTGGAGGGGTGTCGTGGTGAAGAACCCCAACTGCACCACAGCCATACTAACACTAGCCCTCAAGCCCATAGTGGACGCGGCGGGCCTAAGGGAGGTTCACGTGGCGACCATGCAGGCCATCTCCGGCGCCGGGAGGCGGGGTGTGCCGGGCTACGGGATAGTGGACAACATAATCCCCCACATACCGGGGGAGGAGGGGAAGGTTGAGGCCGAGTCGCGCAAGATCCTCGGCAGCCTCCGGGGCGGGAGGCTCGAGCCCGCCGCCTTCAGTGTGGCCGCTACCACCACCAGGGTCCCCGTGCTGGAGGGACACCTCGAGGTGGTCTACCTCAAGACCGCCCGCCCCATGGAGCCCGGGGAGGCTGTGGAGGCCCTGGAGTCCTACAGGGGCATCCCCCAGGAGCTGGGGCTCCCCACAGCCCCCCCGAAGCCCCTCAGGGTGCTCCGCGGCGAGGACAGGCCCCAGCCCCGGCTAGACAGGGCTGCGGGCGGGGGGATGACGGTCTCTGTGGGGAGGGTTGAGGCGAAGGAGGGGGGCTGGCTGAGGATGGTGGTTCTGGGCCACAACCTGGTTAGGGGGGCTGCGGGGGCCGCTCTGCTGGCGGCCGAGCTCTGGCTACGGCGGGGGGAGTGGCTGTGA
- a CDS encoding Kae1-associated kinase Bud32, whose amino-acid sequence MVSLAPWGPAARLEELPLLKRGAEAEIRLGEFMGLQAVYKARVRKPYMHPRLAERLVRLRTRREARVIAAARAAGVSAPALLAVFPSLGLIVMEYVEGPLLKDVIDRRGLGAGGLVEEAGYNLGLLHRAGVVHGDPTTSNYIVRGGGVVLIDYGLAEFSSSVEDRAVDLHLFRRAVESTHAPLAGELYSLYTRGYLRAVGEWGGEVLRRAEEIRLRGRYVRERRRSVWGVG is encoded by the coding sequence ATGGTATCCCTGGCTCCCTGGGGACCCGCCGCCCGGCTAGAGGAGCTCCCCCTACTGAAGAGGGGGGCCGAGGCCGAGATCAGGCTGGGGGAGTTTATGGGGCTCCAGGCCGTGTATAAGGCTAGGGTTAGGAAGCCCTACATGCACCCCAGGCTCGCCGAGAGGCTTGTCAGGCTGAGGACTAGGAGGGAGGCCAGGGTTATAGCGGCAGCCAGGGCCGCGGGGGTCAGCGCCCCAGCCCTCCTCGCCGTCTTCCCCAGCCTCGGGCTGATTGTGATGGAGTATGTGGAGGGCCCCCTCCTCAAGGACGTCATAGACCGGCGGGGCCTCGGGGCCGGGGGGCTTGTGGAGGAGGCTGGCTACAACCTCGGCCTCCTCCACAGGGCGGGCGTCGTACACGGGGACCCCACCACCTCGAACTACATAGTCAGGGGAGGGGGTGTGGTGCTGATAGACTACGGGCTGGCGGAGTTCAGCTCCAGCGTTGAGGACAGGGCGGTGGACCTCCACCTCTTCAGGAGGGCTGTGGAGAGCACCCACGCCCCCCTGGCGGGGGAGCTCTACAGCCTCTACACCCGGGGCTACCTGAGGGCCGTGGGGGAGTGGGGCGGGGAGGTGTTGCGGAGGGCTGAGGAGATAAGGCTGAGGGGGAGGTATGTGAGGGAGAGGCGGAGGAGCGTGTGGGGCGTTGGCTAG
- a CDS encoding homoserine dehydrogenase, producing the protein MRVAVAGFGGVGRRLARLLLERGGSHGLSLAAAIDSRGHAVFDSRGCVEEALSAPRGGLAGVSCGAPGSGPGVLRGLGYDALVLTTASSPGTGEPGLGYARAALEDGKVVVAADKPPVALLLLEHGGPPPGLFYKATVMAGTPLIDLLRVGLAGRRVLRVVGVLNGTSNYILNLLMEGVPLEEAVEAAVRLGIAEPDPSADLRGVDLALKASIVAQTLGCPVGPGDVVVGGTVYDAAGWAPGLRGAGAALRYTARVDVAGCRAEIGLTLHGAGSRLYSLPGSLNAAVIGLEDSTIYLEGPGAGLGVTAATLLSDLVLSRRAGGKPPYFPAGL; encoded by the coding sequence GTGAGGGTGGCTGTGGCGGGGTTCGGCGGCGTGGGCAGGAGGCTGGCCAGGCTACTCCTTGAGAGGGGCGGCTCCCACGGCCTCTCCCTGGCTGCCGCGATAGACTCTCGGGGCCACGCGGTCTTCGATAGCAGGGGCTGCGTGGAGGAGGCTCTCTCCGCGCCCCGCGGGGGGCTTGCGGGGGTGTCGTGCGGGGCGCCTGGCAGCGGCCCGGGGGTGCTTAGGGGGCTGGGCTACGACGCGCTTGTCCTCACCACCGCCAGCAGCCCCGGGACGGGGGAGCCGGGGCTGGGCTACGCCCGCGCCGCCCTGGAGGATGGGAAGGTGGTGGTGGCCGCCGACAAGCCCCCGGTGGCGCTGCTCCTCCTCGAGCACGGGGGGCCGCCTCCGGGCCTGTTCTACAAGGCAACTGTCATGGCGGGCACGCCGCTGATAGACCTGCTTAGGGTCGGGCTGGCGGGGAGGAGGGTGTTGAGGGTTGTGGGGGTTCTCAACGGGACCTCGAACTACATTCTAAACCTCCTCATGGAGGGGGTGCCGCTGGAGGAGGCTGTGGAGGCTGCTGTGAGGCTTGGCATAGCAGAGCCGGACCCCTCGGCCGACCTTAGGGGGGTGGACCTCGCCCTCAAAGCCTCTATAGTCGCCCAGACCCTAGGCTGCCCCGTCGGCCCAGGGGATGTTGTGGTCGGTGGCACGGTCTACGATGCCGCGGGCTGGGCCCCGGGGCTCAGGGGTGCAGGCGCCGCCTTGAGGTACACCGCCAGGGTTGACGTGGCGGGTTGTAGGGCTGAGATCGGCCTCACCCTCCACGGGGCGGGGAGCAGGCTCTACAGCCTCCCCGGCAGCCTCAACGCCGCAGTCATAGGGCTCGAGGACTCCACGATCTACCTCGAGGGTCCGGGTGCTGGGCTTGGGGTGACGGCTGCAACCCTGCTGAGCGACCTTGTCCTCTCCCGCCGGGCCGGCGGGAAGCCCCCCTATTTTCCCGCGGGCCTCTAG